The genomic region TCGAATCCTGCCTttttgatacaattttttttattctttaaatatttctcatttataaagcatttgaatgctataaaactaaatatatataaaaaatagtattttatttacaccaaCAAATACTACAATCAACATAcataagttttaatatttattgaaatgtgacttttatatgtaagtaggtaggtggatatttactttataagGGTAGAGCCcttataaagtaaatatcCACCTACAAAAGttgttcaaaataaataaataaaaactgcaCTCACCTCCAACAAGCCAGATGGTGACTTATTAATAGCGTTAACAATGACTTCATGGTCCGTCGTCAGCTTTGAGAGGCGGTTGAACTTCAGCATGACATCTAATGGTACCCAACCATCGTCAAGGCTCACTTGCTCTTTGAGAAACTTGTCTCTGGGGAGGTTGACGTCACCTGAAATggtgaaatgaaaatttatattgtaagaCATTAATTGATACATATtgttcaaaaaaaataaaaaatattgttttttttatgtttaatgaTGAAGTTTAAGACATGTTTTttgtgaattaaatatttagtttacagaaagagaaataattaattatattcatttccAATTATGAGGATAAAATCTATGTGTTACGTTAGAacaattgtataatgtattgtaatgataaaaattaaaaggttATTGTTTCACATGAATTTATCTTGATTATGCTAAAAGCCCATGTAAATATGATGTTTGGTCTCCTTCCGAGCTGACCTACAACAAATCTAAAGATTGTAATAAGAAGGGTCAATAATGCATAGACTCATGATGACGACAAGAATATCTCATGTGTGATGCATGCAATAAAATTTAGGATCTATTTTGAATATATGACATGTACTGTGAGCTAGTGTTGACTCATCTTTGAAATAGTATGTTTAAATCATATGAATGTGAGGTGTCATAAGTATCCTTGTAAACTATACATGACACGTGTATAAACAAATTGAGCTAACCAAAGTAGTACTCCATTTGGCGGATGATATTATTTTCCAAATCCGACGGTGTCTCGCTGTTCCCATTTTCATTGTTCTCTTGTCCATTACTCTCAGTTGAAATTTCTTTTTCCTCAGTCATTTTTAGGGCTGAAAACTAAtgtgaatgaaaaatttatgCGTCGTAGCGGCACGTcgcttattatattttacattgatGATATGATACTTACTTCTTCTtttctaattgaatatatttacgTTGATTCTGCAATACCCGcacttacaatattatgtattgcaatatttaattaaaaatattaaaccacATGGGATTTATGCAAACGACAAACCTTGAAACCACGCGATTTTGAGGAAGTGCGGACGGCGCGGTTTACTAAATGTCATctgtcaaaattaaattttgacataAGTACGACAAAAAtgccattaaaaaaaaattgtcttttGTTATTATGTAGACTTACCGACTTAACGATAAATTGAAGTAATTCTAAGGATgttatttaatgaatgtttatttatccaCGAGTTCtacgatttttttaatcttaacctacctaatttaaaaatactctGTCATTTTTAAACCATATTGACAAATGACAATCTGTTGTCAGTACTCAGTGCtgtcatttttgttttgacaTTTGATTTGCATGTTTACAATTTGAGGTTAAGtggatgaaaataaaacaataatagtttttaaaatgggGGTAAGGGGTTTAACCACCTATATTAACTACAATTCAAATAGTTTTTTGCATGACCATAACCTGTACGATACCAATTTAGTCATTGATGGTCATAGTCTATGTGCCCAGATTTACAGATCGACCAATTCTTTTTCGGCTTTCGGTGGAGATTATGATCGAATAGCTTCATATGTAAAAGCCTTCTTCAAAAGTTTGAAAAAGTGCAACGTGACTCCATACGTTATTTTTGATGGCAGTTACGAAACAAGAAAATTAAGGACTGCGTATAGCAGACTTAGATCAAAACTAAAGGGAGCATCCCGTTTGGATCCAGTTACGCAAGGAAGTATTCAGATATTCCCACTCCTACTGAGAGATGTTTTCAAAGAAGTTTTAGATGAAATGAATGTTTTGTACACAGTATGTGAATTTGAGGCAGATGGTGAAATTTCAGCATTAGCGAGATGCCTTGATTGCCCTGTGCTCAGTTATGACTCagatttctttatttacaatGTTCAATATATTCCATTTAATACAATAGATATCAAACCAATACAAATAGAAGAAggtgataaaaaaatttatgcTCTTGaatgcaaaatttacaaagttGAGTTTTTAACAAAGCATTTTGGTGGCCTGGATAAAGAATTACTACCTTTACTAGCAACATTATTAGGAAATGACTATGTTGAAAAGAAAGTGTTTCGTAAATTCTTTTCCCAGATGAAAATGCCAAAAGGCAAAAAGAGACACAATGATCAACAGAGATGTATACATGGCCTTTTCTTGTGGCTCCAGAGTGAAACCTTAGACTCGGCTATAGCTAAAATCATAGGCAGACTGaagaaatatgaaaaaaataaagtactaaatttaataaatgaaagcATAAATGGTTATTATAGAAAAGAATGCAGATCActtaagttttttaatttatcatatgATAACCAAGcagaaaatgaaaatgtacaAGTAAAAGAAATTGAAGATTTGGAAGATTTTTCAACagaaaatgaaacaaatagCACAACTGATTCTTCAGATAGTGAAGATGATTCAAatgatgatgacgatgatgatgacgatgatgatgatggaGTAGTAGAAGAAAATGATCACCAGATGCCCATGTGGTTTGCAGATATTATACGGTTAAAACGCGTACCCCACTGCTTTATAAACCTCTACACTCATCACTTACATTTTTGCTCCCCACAAGCAGAAAATTACACAGAAGATGACGCTCATCTTTGTATTTTACCTATACTTAGATAtgcttttgatattttaacaGACTTTGCATTCGAAAACTTTATGTATGTTAGCAGAGACAGGGATTGTAACTATAAGAGAATGGTTATCGGTAATGAAATGTCTATAACAAGACCTTTGGAGATACCCCTATCTGAACTAACTAAGGAACAATTACATGAATacttttataagtttttcaaTGAGAAACTCCCGAATTTAGATTTTGATATCATTCAATTGTTGCCGTCTAATTTTCAACTTTTTGCATTATCAATTATTTGGTGGATTTCTAACTGTGAAGTGCATATAGGCCAGGTTCACAGtttgattttatgttacaCTTATCTAGAAGCTATTGACGAGAAATTGGGAAATGCTAGAGGACATttccattttaataataagttttcaaaaaagttgctagaaataaaaaagaaaactattataaatatagaagACGTAGAAAtgttgaataagaataaagtTCAGTATGACGATTGCATACTTGCAGCCAGTgtccttttaaaatattttgatttggATGACAGTATACGGAAAAAACCCAAGAGCTACGATTCCAGCAGAATACACGCGTTTGCGCAGTTTCAGTGTTGCCTGCagaaaataaattctttaaatattctttGCGGTTGCCCTTTCGAGAGTACTGTGTATTCAAAATGCTATAATgggatatttatttataatgcctCGATGAGACTTGAGAATGAAACAGACCCCAATTCATTTATTCACATTCATTTAAATGGTGCTGTAAGTGTagttagtttttataaaagtttattttcaattttaaacagattatttacaagtatggatttaacttttaaacagTTTATTCAAGGTACTAAAAAAAGACGCAGGAGAAAAAAGAATGCTGTGGATGAAGAAAtagcatttttaattaaaggttTTGAATCAGAggtgataatataatttttgaataaaatatttttatatttgaacacggtttttaaattattttccctTTCCCGATTATTTTAGTTCATTGAAATGTGACATTTTTTAGGCCTAGGAGTAAGCCTAggagtaataaattaagtttattaaatcTATCTGCGTCGCGTAAAAAATTCGTTACCTAGCTGCAGTGTTACCTAACTATGTATATTCCGTTTagcatttctttttattaaactcaaaaagctgttattattttatactttgttTAAAGCCCTTAAATAGCCCCTAAACTTTCTCCTCGAttgtttgtataaataaaaaaattaaataaaagaaaaattagtGCAATGTGACAAGCATCTTATCGGTGAATACCTGTTATCTACTTATCACAGGATATATCAGTCAGTAAGTGCTTGAATTGCAAATCTTTTGGtttgtgtgtatttttattaaaaaataaaaagttaaaatggcTGACGAAAGTGTAGCTGATGCTGGTGGTTTCGGTTTAATTGCTGAAAATTCAAGGTtcggtatttatttattttttactttattttataaaatatcctttaatgctatttaaattattagtacataataaaacgtTTTATAACATATTTGAGTAAACTGAAGCCTTATCGcttaaaatcggaccagtggttcctgagattagcgcgtccaagcaaacaaacaaattctccagctttataatattagtagtatacaatttacttagttcattaggtacctagttattaCAGGTACCTACGTCCTCAACGACCtacagtataaataaaaaaatttaaaaaaggaaGATTACTTAGATAGGATTTAGTTACCTATCAAGTATTACCTTTATAGTTTATTGATGTTctgtatatacaaataaatatctatttatatagttaagttttatagatttttttttttatttttgggaaAATATTGCATTTTTCAGCCATATCGATGAGATAAGACGGACGGCACCGATATTTAATCCTAACGATCGGTACTATGATATGAGTGGAGAGAAATATTTGTACATTTTCAATCATTACATGTACAAGAAAACACGgtattttaagtaagtattgATGAAGATGACTGCATACAAAAATAGAATTGCTTGTTTTGTGtgtctttttttgaagtgaaacttctttatcggggttggaataaaatttagtgtaggtacctaacattttttcattacgcgtgacatttttccgttacgcgccatctttttcttatccctaccacgcgtgattcgacgtatttctgtaaagttgcatatacttagtgaattattttttgaaaaataaggtcataaagaagtttcacttcttacgtgtgtaaaCTAGTACTTACACGTAAGTACACATTTTTTCTCTTTTAGTAATTCACGGCCCAGCACAAGAGAAGGTACACAAAAAGACGTCAGCAGGCTTACGGAGGTGTTCCAAAACCTAGGATTTCTAGTTACGACCTACAATGACAAGGAACACGCGGAAATTATGGAAAAAGTTGCGGACAGTAAGTTTTTTCATGACGtattaaaacgaataaaaaagAGAgcaaaaagacgtgtggcactcggggactgccgcggtaaagctattgcaagCTATGCCTTCAGGCTGGTTCACACTTTGATtagtgcgagtgcaggtgattagtgCAGGTGTTTAGTAACTACGTGTGGACAGCGACTGTTTAGTGCAAGTGTTTAGTAGGCTGTGTAGTAAAGTGAATAGAAGCGTGTTCTATTTTTTTGCGAGTGGACTGCGAGTAGCCACGTCCCGCGCGCCCTCCCTTCCCCCTCACTCGCAGTGTGCCTGCCTAAACACGTCTGGACACgagtgtttagtgtttagtgtttagcGTAGTGTGTAGCGTCGCGAATTGCACCATTGACCTGCACTCCcactaatcacctgcactcgcaGTTGAATTGGACACTACTCGCACTACAcacctgcactcgcactaatcacctgcactcACACTAATCAAAGTGTGAACCAGCCAGAACAAACCACACCTCCGCcggtcggagtggggagcgtgaggatttttcgttacggaatttctcgattcggtcctcgcgctcaaggcccgcgatagaagctatgcaatagcttaaaaaaacaataattttcagTATTTTAATGCCTGCAATAcctaaaagttaaaactaaaacttcAGCCGAAAATGGCTAAAACTGTATAACTAGGTaattaacaaacatttttcACAATACAAATTTCTCATTCATGTGTTATTTATACCATGATGTTATGACTTAATAAAACTGGATATGAGCATGAACACCAcgtaaaagaataaaaactttaaaatatttaaataaataataatttaaatgtctCTACATAATGTCTCCTAAGTCCTacattaaagttattttatgttcACATGAATTATACagctaaatattaaatattgtatttttacagctatattaaatattattatatgttatataatatatactatacaTAATTTCGTTACCtttttagtaggtaggtacgacTCTACGTTTTATTAGTatgatatttatatacttattaaattttagtaCTTACCTGTTACCTGTACTAAcgtataatttatgaaaacatTACAGTCAGCAAAAAGGACCATAAGCAAACGTCATGTATTTTCTTCGCGTTTCTCACACATGGTGACTCTGGCGGGGAGTTACATGCAGCTGACAGACCATATTTACTGAAGGACGTACTGGTTTTGTTGGAGCATGGCCACGCTTCTCTGGTTGCTAAGCCTAAAGTTTTATTCGTTCAGGTGGGTGGAAATTGATCAAGATCCATAATTTTGAAAAGGGGTGTCttcttttcaaaattattgaaattgcCTATTTTATTAGGTGTTATTGAGTTTGAATAATGGTGGTGTTTCATCTACTTTCTGAGCTTAACGTTAactaaaaattgtttgttgaaTTTTGAACTTTTAAGTGATAAAGAACATATACGAATGTTGCAACTAAGGTTTCCTAAGTAAAACTGCTTTCAATTATGTACTTAAGGATATTTCAGGCATGTAGAGGCAATAAAGCAGATAGTGGAAGACGAGTAGAACTGGATAGCTCAGGCGTTTCGTACGTAGTGCCGACTCATTCGGATTTCTTAGTACTCTAC from Colias croceus chromosome 3, ilColCroc2.1 harbors:
- the LOC123706461 gene encoding protein asteroid, producing the protein MGVRGLTTYINYNSNSFLHDHNLYDTNLVIDGHSLCAQIYRSTNSFSAFGGDYDRIASYVKAFFKSLKKCNVTPYVIFDGSYETRKLRTAYSRLRSKLKGASRLDPVTQGSIQIFPLLLRDVFKEVLDEMNVLYTVCEFEADGEISALARCLDCPVLSYDSDFFIYNVQYIPFNTIDIKPIQIEEGDKKIYALECKIYKVEFLTKHFGGLDKELLPLLATLLGNDYVEKKVFRKFFSQMKMPKGKKRHNDQQRCIHGLFLWLQSETLDSAIAKIIGRLKKYEKNKVLNLINESINGYYRKECRSLKFFNLSYDNQAENENVQVKEIEDLEDFSTENETNSTTDSSDSEDDSNDDDDDDDDDDDGVVEENDHQMPMWFADIIRLKRVPHCFINLYTHHLHFCSPQAENYTEDDAHLCILPILRYAFDILTDFAFENFMYVSRDRDCNYKRMVIGNEMSITRPLEIPLSELTKEQLHEYFYKFFNEKLPNLDFDIIQLLPSNFQLFALSIIWWISNCEVHIGQVHSLILCYTYLEAIDEKLGNARGHFHFNNKFSKKLLEIKKKTIINIEDVEMLNKNKVQYDDCILAASVLLKYFDLDDSIRKKPKSYDSSRIHAFAQFQCCLQKINSLNILCGCPFESTVYSKCYNGIFIYNASMRLENETDPNSFIHIHLNGAVSVVSFYKSLFSILNRLFTSMDLTFKQFIQGTKKRRRRKKNAVDEEIAFLIKGFESEVII
- the LOC123706475 gene encoding caspase-like, with amino-acid sequence MADESVADAGGFGLIAENSSHIDEIRRTAPIFNPNDRYYDMSGEKYLYIFNHYMYKKTRYFNNSRPSTREGTQKDVSRLTEVFQNLGFLVTTYNDKEHAEIMEKVADISKKDHKQTSCIFFAFLTHGDSGGELHAADRPYLLKDVLVLLEHGHASLVAKPKVLFVQACRGNKADSGRRVELDSSGVSYVVPTHSDFLVLYSTVEDYLSYRDINGSFMIQDLCDIIVSYHEQWDLLHLVTMLHNRVAHHRSTYSPRRLEHHDKRQMPETRYTLTKLLKF